One region of Lathamus discolor isolate bLatDis1 chromosome 2, bLatDis1.hap1, whole genome shotgun sequence genomic DNA includes:
- the FZD1 gene encoding frizzled-1 yields the protein MAERRGPAARGGGAVGGGRRAGDGRCPRLPPPLPVLLVLWAAALPAGGQPPAPQDNGERGISIPDHGYCQPISIPLCTDIAYNQTIMPNLLGHTNQEDAGLEVHQFYPLVKVQCSAELKFFLCSMYAPVCTVLEQALPPCRSLCERARQGCEALMNKFGFQWPDTLRCEKFPVHGAGELCVGQNASERGTPTPALRPESWTSNPHRGGTGGGTGGAGPGEPRGRFSCPRALKVPSYLNYRFLGEKDCGAPCEPGRLYGLMYFGPEELRFSRTWIGIWSVLCCASTLFTVLTYLVDMKRFSYPERPIIFLSGCYTAVAVAYIAGFLLEEKVVCNERFAEDGSRTVAQGTKREGCTILFMMLYFFGMASSIWWVILSLTWFLAAGMKWGHEAIEANSQYFHLAAWAVPAIKTITILALGQVDGDVLSGVCFVGINNVDALRGFVLAPLFVYLFIGTSFLLAGFVSLFRIRTIMKHDGTKTEKLEKLMVRIGIFSVLYTVPATIVIACYFYEQAFREQWERSWVTQSCKSYAIPCPNNHSSHHPPMSPDFTVFMIKYLMTLIVGITSGFWIWSGKTLNSWRKFYTRLTNSKQGETTV from the coding sequence ATGGCAGAGCGGCGCGGGCCGGCGGCGAGAGGCGGCGGGGCAGTTGGCGgagggcggcgggcgggcgATGGTCGGTGCCCGcggctgccgccgccgctgccggtgCTGCTGGTGTTGTGGGCGGCGGCGCTGCCGGCCGGGGGCCAGCCGCCGGCGCCGCAGGACAACGGTGAGCGGGGCATCTCCATCCCGGACCACGGCTACTGCCAGCCGATCTCCATCCCGCTCTGCACAGACATCGCCTACAACCAGACCATCATGCCCAACCTGCTGGGCCACACCAACCAGGAGGACGCGGGACTGGAGGTGCACCAGTTCTACCCGCTGGTGAAGGTGCAGTGCTCGGCCGAGCTCAagttcttcctctgctccatgTACGCTCCGGTGTGCACCGTGCTGGAGCAGGCCCTGCCGCCCTGCCGCTCCCTCTGCGAGCGGGCCCGCCAGGGCTGCGAGGCCCTCATGAACAAGTTCGGCTTCCAGTGGCCCGACACGCTGCGCTGCGAGAAGTTCCCGGTGCACGGGGCCGGCGAGCTCTGCGTGGGGCAGAACGCCTCCGAGCGCGGCACCCCCACGCCCGCCCTGCGCCCCGAGAGCTGGACCAGTAACCCCCACCGCGGGGGCACCGGCGGCGGCACTGGGGGTGCGGGGCCCGGCGAGCCCCGCGGGCGCTTCTCCTGCCCGCGGGCGCTGAAGGTGCCCTCCTACCTGAACTACCGCTTCCTGGGTGAGAAGGACTGCGGGGCGCCGTGCGAGCCCGGCCGACTCTACGGTCTCATGTACTTCGGGCCAGAGGAGCTGCGCTTCTCCCGCACCTGGATCGGCATCTGgtctgtgctctgctgtgccTCCACCCTCTTCACCGTCCTCACCTACCTGGTGGACATGAAGCGTTTCAGCTACCCTGAGCGGCCCATCATCTTCCTCTCGGGCTGCTACACGGCAGTGGCCGTGGCCTACATCGCCGGCTTCCTTTTGGAGGAGAAGGTGGTCTGCAACGAGCGCTTTGCCGAGGACGGCTCCCGAACTGTGGCACAGGGCACGAAGCGGGAGGGCTGCACCATCCTCTTCATGATGCTCTACTTCTTCGGCATGGCCAGCTCCATCTGGTGGGTCATCCTCTCGCTCACCTGGTTCCTGGCTGCCGGCATGAAGTGGGGCCATGAGGCCATTGAGGCCAACTCCCAATACTTCCACCTGGCCGCCTGGGCTGTGCCAGCCATCAAGACCATCACCatcctggccctggggcaggtGGACGGGGATGTCCTCAGTGGTGTCTGCTTTGTGGGCATCAACAACGTGGATGCCCTTAGGGGCTTCGTACTGGCCCCCTTGTTCGTCTACCTTTTCATCGGCACCTCCTTCCTGCTGGCTGGTTTCGTGTCCCTCTTCAGGATCCGGACCATCATGAAGCATGACGGCACCAAGACAGAGAAGCTGGAGAAGCTCATGGTGAGGATAGGCATCTTCAGTGTCCTTTACACGGTGCCGGCCACCATTGTCATTGCCTGCTATTTTTACGAGCAAGCTTTTAGGGAACagtgggagaggagctgggtcACGCAGAGCTGCAAGAGCTATGCCATCCCCTGCCCCAACAACCACAGCAGCCACCACCCGCCCATGAGCCCCGACTTCACTGTCTTTATGATCAAGTATCTCATGACCTTAATCGTGGGCATCACCTCGGGCTTCTGGATCTGGTCCGGGAAAACCCTGAACTCCTGGAGGAAGTTTTACACCAGGCTCACCAACAGCAAGCAGGGCGAGACCACCGTCTGA